A segment of the Litoribacterium kuwaitense genome:
CAAACTGCGCTAAGTTTGTTTCGATATAATCGGCGATTGTCGTTTTCAATTGTGCCGCTTCATTCGAATTTTCCATGCTAATGTAGATGCCACTCGGATAGTTTTCTGTTGTTTCATATGGCTCATAGTTATTTTTCGTTTCTTGGTGAAGCCTCATCCCGTAACCATCCTTAGCAAGTGGATCTTCTGGGGCCGTAAAGGAGGCTCGGTACTCGAACGTCCGCAACGACGGACCGATCTGCTCCCAGCCATCGTTATGTGTTTGGGATTGCTCCTCAACAGGAATAGATGAATATTTCGCCTGTTCGCCATTATAATCGAGCTCGCCTTCTTCAGCCATCCGCCAACCTTTGCCTTCTGGACCATTTTCCTGTAATAAAATCGCTTCTTCTGTAAAGAGGAAATCGACAAGTCTCATCGCTGCGATTTGCTGCTGTTCGGTTGCTTTACTTGTTAACGCAAACTGACCGCTCGTGACACTCGCTTCAATATTTGCCTGTTGGACACCATCAGGACCGATTAATGGCGGGACTGTGACATAATCTTTATGGCGTGGTGTGTTATCATCTGGCGTTAACGCATAACTTAAAAGCGCCGTCGTCACCGAGCCCATAATATTATCGGGCTGGCGGTTCGCAATTTGGTTTACAGCATCCACATTTTGTGTGAAGGCTCCTTGATCGATAAGACCTTCTGAATATAGCTTATTCATAAATTTAAGGCCTTCTTTCCATTCTTCGGTGTCGGCAGCTAATGAGACCTCATCATCCCGAACGATCAAATACGTATCTCCATCATTATAAATAAATGGACTCATGAGATAGACAGCAAAATTCCCACCCCACATCGTCTCTTCTGTCGCAGCGGTAAGCGGAATCTCATCTGCTTCACCATTACCGTTCGGATCGTCCTCCTTAAAGGCTTTTAATACCGTATACAAGTCGTCCGTCGTCTTTGGGACATCCAGACCTAATTTATCAAGCCATTTTTTATTCATCCAATATTTATTTGGATACGTACAGTGATAACACTCATTCACCATTGGAACAGAATAAATATTTCCATCTGGTGTCTTCATAAAGCGCTCTAAATAGTCAATCTCTTCCATTGCTGCTTTAACATTCGGTGCGTATTCATCGATCAACTGATTTAAGGGTAGAAATACACCTTGCCCTCCATATCTCATCTGTTCTTCAGGTGTTAAGTTTCCGTGTAGAATGACCTCTGGATAATCTCCACTCGCCAGCATCAGCTGCTTTCGGTCATTTAAAGCTTCATTTGGCACAAGATCCCAATCAATCCGAATATTTGTTTGTTCCTCTAACCATTTTGTATACGTATTTGTTTCCATATCTTCAATCGTTGGATACTGTGGTGCAAACATACGCAACGTCATCGTTTCATCGACAATGGGTAATTCGCCAACTGGGTTGATCGTAACATCTTCTGTACTCTCGCTATTGGTCTCGTCTCCTGCTTCCTCTGCGTTATTACAAGCAACCAATAATAGCACCAAAACGAATAAGCTCATCAGCATCTGTTTTTTCTTTTTCAAATGAATAACCCTCCCCTTTTTATTGACCTTGCACTCTTCACCATCACACAAAAAATCACACATCCCCCCTTCCGAGTCTTAAAATCATCAGGACTTTAATGAGCCAATCATCACACCTTTAGTAAAATGCTTTTGTACAAATGGATAGATCAGCAGAACAGGTACGCTTGCGACGACAATCAACGCGTATTTTAGCTGCTCCCTGAGTCCAGCTAAAGCAAGCGCCTGATCCACATTGGACATCATTGTTGGATCAACTGAGTTTAAAACTAAAATTTCCCGGAGAATAATTTGCAATGGGAACAGGTCTGGATCTCTTAAGAAAATTAATGCTTGGAAATACGTATTCCAATGCCCTACTGCATACATCAATGCCATCACAGCAATAATTGGCTTTGATAAGGGCAAGACAACGCTCGTAATAAACCGCAGGTCACTACAGCCATCAATTTCCGCAGCTTCATATAAATCGTCCGGAATCGTCGTCTGAAAAAAGGTCCGAGCAATGATCACTTGAAACACAGCAACGGCTCCTGGCAATAGCATAGCCCATGGCGTATTCAGTAAGCCCAATGATTTTACGACCAAATAATATGGAATAAGTCCTCCATCAAATAACATCGTAAACACGAGGATTGCCATGACGAGACCACGACCATACAGCGTTTTGCGCGATAACGGATACGCCAGCATAATCGTCAAGACGACGTTGATGAACGTACCAACGACGGTATAAAACAAGGAGTTTCGAAAGCCAATGATAATATTTGGATTATCAAACACCGCTTGATACCCTGCGATTGAAAAATCAACCGGCCATAACCAGACTTCACCAGACACAACAGCACTTGGGTGACTTAAAGAAGAGCTGATAATATTGAGCAAAGGAAGCAAAATAACGAGCAAAACGATGAATAAAAACAAATACACTCCAGCTAAAAATAGACGATCTCCGTAAGACTCACGGATCGTATTCTGCTTCTGTTTAGCCATTTTTTCACCCCTTACCATAGACTGTTGTTTGAGACTCGTTTCGCAACGTGGTTAACGACAACAAGTAAAATAAGATTAATGATTGAGTTGAACAATCCGACGGCAGTCGAAAAGCTGAAGTTGGATTCTATCAAACCGACTTTATACACGTACGTAGAGATGACTTCCGACGTTGGAACATTCAATGGATTTTGCATTAAGTATATTTTTTCAAAGCCTATCGCCATCATGTTTCCAATATTCAAAATAAGAAGAATGACGGTCACTGGCAAAATGCTCGGCAAGTCGATGTTTATAATTTTTTGAAACCTTGAAGCGCCATCAATTTTCGCAGCCTCATACAATTCCGGGTTGACCCCTGCCAAGGCGGCTAAGTATATGATAGCCCCATAGCCTGTCGTCTGCCACACATCCGAGAGCACATAAATCGTCTTAAAAAGCGCTGGTTCTCCCATAAAATTTCTCGGATCTAAACCAAAAATACCGAGGAAATGATTTACAATCCCAGTATTTGGGGAAAGGGCAACAATTAAAATCGATACCATAATCACAGTGGAAATAAAATAGGGCGCATAGGTCACCATCTGAACCGACCTTTTAAATAATCCCTGCCGTACTTCGTTTAAAGCAAGAGCTAACAAAATAGGGGCCGGGAAGCCGACGGCAAGACCGTACAAACTAAGACCAAGCGTATTTTTAATAATAGTCCAAAAAATTGGCAAATTAAAAAATTGGATGAAATGGTCAAAACCGACCCACTCACTCCCCCACATCCCTTTTATGACGTTGTAATCTTTAAAGGCAATCACCGTTCCGAACATCGGAATATATTTGAACGTAATGATGAAGGCCAAAGGGATCGACAGCAATAGATAAAGCTGCCAATGCTTTTTCATGAACCGTTTGTTTCTTTTTCTTTTTTGCTGGCGGAGCGCTACATTTGTATCCTTTCGCTCAATCGCTTTTCCCATTGCCATGATATCCTCTCCTTTCTGCCCCTATTGTAAGGGTTTTCAATTTGAAGTTTGTGCGACTTAAATTTATGATAGCTTTTACATTCCTTTCCGACAACAAACCATTTTCTTACACTATTCTTTTCTCGAAAAACGGCTTTTTCGGTCTACGATAAAAGGATACTGCATTTTTCACCACCACTCTTTTTTCTCCACCCTGACGCTTCAGGGTATTCTGAACAGTAAGCTAATTCACAAAATAAAATCTACAGTTTATTTAAAAAGTATAAATTTACAAAATCCGATAATTAGCGTAAGATGCATATGTAAATGAAAGCCCATACATAAGCGATATGTCGATGATGTAACAAGACCTTGAGAAATCAGTACAGCTAGATGCTTGTGCCAAAGACTTGCCTTAAATGCTCTCCTCGCCCGCCGGCGTATCATTGAGCGTACTTAAAATGATTGAATGGGGGAAAGTAAATGTCTGACCAAAATGCCAATGTCGAAGAAAAAGACGTTGAACAAGGTGTTCACAGTTTCAGCAGCGAGGATAAGTGGGTTAAGCCCGAAGATCCTGCCCTTTTAGAACAAATCGAATGGTTTAAAGACCAAAAGCTTGGTTTTATGATGCACTGGGGACCGTATTCTCAATTGGGACTGGTCGAATCGTGGGCGTTAAGTGATCATGATGCTGATTGGTCACGTGAGGACGTCGATTGGGAATCCGATCCTGAGGTATTTAAACAGCAATATTTTGATTTAAACAAAAGCTTTAACCCGATTCGCTTCCAACCAGACGAATGGGCCGAACTTGCACAAGAAGGCGGCTTTAAGTACTTTTTATTTACAACGAAACACCACGATGGCTTTTGTATGTGGGATACAAAAACGACAGATTATAAAGTGACCGACCCGAGCTGCCCTTTCCACACCCATAAAAATGCGGATATTGTAAAGCACGCTTTCGATGCCTTCCGAGCAAAAGGTTTGCCGATTGCTGCCTATTTTTCAAAAGCCGATTGGCACACGCCGACCTACTGGGCGCCAAACATGGAACGCGGTTCACACATGTGGCGCGGACCGTCATATGACCCAGAGAAGCATCCAGAATTGTGGGAGGAATTTGTCAAATTCACCCACGAACAAATGATGGAGCTGTTAACCGATTATGGGAGAATCGAAGTGTTGTGGCTCGATGCCGGATGGGTCTCACCGAGAAGCAAACAAGATATTCGTCTTGGAGAACTTGTCGAAAAAGCACGTGAGCAGCAACCATGGCTACTTTCCGCGGATCGCCTCATTGGCGGCCCTTACGAGAATATCATTACACCAGAACAAGCCGTTCCTGCCAAGCCAATGGATGTTCCATGGGAAAGCTGTATTACGATGGGATCTGCCTTCTCATTCCGCTATGAAGACGATTACAAGCCGACGAGAGAGCTGATTCATCTCCTCATAGAAGTCATTTCAAAAGGCGGAAATCTTGCCTTAAATGTCGCCGCCCAGCCTGATGGCCGGCTTCCACGCGGTGCGGTAGAGCGCATGAAAGAAATGGGCGCCTGGTTGAACGTTCACGGAGAAGCAGTCTATGGCACGAGAATGTGTGCCCCACACTACCTAGGAAATATTGCATTTACTAGAAAAGAAGACACGGTATACTGTTTTTATATGTACGACGCCGAAGATAGCGACGTAAGACGTAATATCTCCATACCCTATCCAGAAAAAGTCAATCGGGTCGATATTGTTGGCGGACCAGAAGACCTTCCATTTACACAAACTGATGAAGGAATACAATTGAGCTTACCTGATTCCGAGTTAAGCTTACTGGCACCGATTGCCCACGTATTTCGCTTGAGATAAGGGGCCTGATAATGTAAGTGCCTCCAGAGTGTAGACATAAATTTGTCTGCACTCTTTTTCGTATTTACATTTGCAGCTCACTAGTTTTTAGCGTACGAAGACGAGATAAGGCTGGATATCCAACGAACTGCCCGGCGACTACGATACAGCTGATCATGATAACCGAGCTTTACACTATATATGAGCACATTAAAAGGTTTTTTCTAACATTCACACCACTGCTTTTTTCTCTAAGCAAACGTAAAATTCGATTGCTCCCCTCTTGACCTTAACGTAACGTCAACGTTTATCCTATTGATTGAAGGAGGTTTTCACTTGGAATATACCGTAAAGATGCTTGCCAAAATGGCCGGTGTTAGCACACGCACACTTCGTTATTACGATGAAATCGACCTTTTGCGGCCGGCTCGCGTGAATGCATCCGGCTATAGGATTTACGGCACCGAGCAAGTCGATCGCCTGCAGCAAATCCTTTTTTACAAAGAGCTCGGCGTCGACTTAGAGCACATTAAACGCATTGTAACCGATCCATCATTTAATGCCCTGCACGCCTTGCATGAACACAAAAAACACCTACAGCAAAAGCATGACCGGTTGAACGCGCTCCTTGCAAGTGTTCAGCAAGCAATTGACTTAACAGAAAGGGGAATTCCTATGGAGGATCAAGAAAAATTTGCGGCTTTTAAACATGAACAAATCACCGAAAACGAACGCCTTTATGGTAAAGAGTTGAGAGAAGCTTACGGAGAAAAAACAATTAAAGCCTCCAATAAGCTGTTTAAAAGCATGACCATTGAGCAATACGATGCCTTTAAGCGCCTCGAACAAGAGGTACTAGACACACTACAAGAAGCCTATCAAACTGGTGATCCTACAAGTGCGGCGGCGCAAAAAACAGCCGCTTTACACAAGGAATGGCTTAGCTACACATGGCCGACCTATTCGCCAGAAGCCCATGCAGGACTTGTACAAATGTACGTTGACGACCCACGCTTCTCGGCTTACTACGACAAGCACCAGCCAGGAACCGCCGCTTTCTTAAGGGACGCCGTACTCTTTTTCACAGGACAAAATGATTCATAGTTGATCGGGTTGCGAACTCGCCATGACGGTATATGTCGCGACCCTTTTGCGAAAAGCTGACCACGTCAATAAGCCAGATCCTTTACTTTTGGATCTAGCTTCTTAATCTTTTTCAACTTGTATTTGATTGGTTTCTTTGTCAGAATGCACCAATTTTTTTGCCAATTTTCGTTTAATGACTAAACCGACCAGAAGAACTGGTACAGCGATGATAAAGATATACAGAGATACATCTTTAACCATGTGCTCGGCCGTTTGACCATACATAAAAAACAACGTACCAACGGCATAAAATTTAACAGCTCGCCCCACCGCAGCAAAAACAATGAGTTTCCAGAGCGGAAATTTCAAAAAGCCCGATAGAATGGTAAATACTTTAAAAGGAATGGGGGTAAATGCCCCAATCATAACGGCGGCCTCGCCATTTTTGCGAAACATATGATTTGCCTGAACAATCCATTTCTTTTTTAATATCTTTTCTAATACACCTTTTCCAAGACCACGGCCAATCCAATAGCCAAAAGGCGTGCCGATGAGGCATGCGATATAGCCTGCAGTCGCTAGCCACAGCGCCTGAGAAGGATTTAATATACTTAAAGACACTTGCGTAAAAAACGCAGGTATCGGAAAAATGACCGCATCTAAAAACGAGTGAACGATTAGCCCCCAGATGCCGAATTCCATTAAAAAGTCTAAAAAAGCTTGAAACATACGCGCGTTTCCCTCGTTTTTTGACGTCATTACTTTCTTTTATGGTACCACTGCCACCCTAAATTCACAACGCAGACGTTACTCAACCTACAAGAAAAAGTACGGCGTAGCGCACGTTCTCCGTCACCTGTTGTCTTTCTCGATTCTCTCATGAACTACTGAAATTCTATTCGCGTCTTCGCTCGCCTCCGTGTCTAAGCCGACAAGTGTTTTCAAGCTACGCCGAAAAATGAAAGGCTCAAAAATATGACCTTGTCTACACTGAAAGTGCGGCACGATACCTCACGACACACGCTAAAAAGCCCGGCAGTGATCATTCGCTGCCGGGCTCTACTCTATAATCATCTTATTCTTTTAAGGAACCAATCAGTACGCCTTTGACGAAAAAACGTTGCAGAAAAGGATACAAGAATAGAATTGGAATCGTGGCGACAATAATGGTCGCATATTTGATCGTTTCTCCAATAATAAAGCGATCCCCAGCGACAACACCCTGCATCATGCCGTCAGTACTATTTTCAATTAAAATCTCCCGCAGGATAAGCTGTAAAGGAAATAATTCACGATCACGCAAATATATCATAGCGTTAAAGTATTGATTCCAATGCCCTACCGCATAAAAAAGCGTGATGACCGCTAAAACTGGTAATGAGAGCGGAATAATGATCCTGAAGAAGATCGTAAAATCATTTGCCCCATCAATGCGTGCGGACTCTTCCAAGCTATCTGGGATGCCTTGAAACGACGTCCGCATAATAATAAGGTTCCAGGCACTGATCGCCGTCGGCAAAATCATCGCCCACCTTGTGTCCAGCAGTCCCAAATCCCCGATGAGTAAGTACGTTGGGATAAGACCACCAGAGAAGAACATCGTAAAGACGATCATCAACATAATTGGTTTAGCCAGCATCACTTTTTTGCGCGATAACCCATACGCTGCCATTGCCGTCAAAAACATGTTGATGACTGTTCCAACAATCACATAGAACAATGTGTTGCTATAGCTAATCAAAAGCATCGGGTTATCAAACACCATCTTATATGCCTCAACAGAAAACCCTAATGGAAATAACAGAAAGCCACGATGTTGCGAAAATTGCGACGGATCACTTACTGACGCAAAAAGAACGTACAAAAAGGGATACAGCGTCGCAAACATTAGAACGATCATAAAGCACGCGTTAAAGATATCAAACATTTTTTCGCCTCTGCTTCGTCTCACAAATAGCCCTCCTTCACCATAGACTGCTGTCGGTAATTTTCCGGCTCATCGCGTTCGCACCGATCAGAAGCGCAAAATTAATCACTGCATTAAAGAGTCCGACAGCCGCACTATAGCTAAAGTCAGCTTCGAGAATCCCTTTTCGATAAACGTAGGTGGAGATCACGTCAGCGGTCTCATAGGTCATCGGATTGTACATGAGAATAATCTTCTCATAGCCGATGGTCATCATATTCCCCATTTGCAAAATAAATAGAATGACGATCGTCGGCAGAATGCCTGGAATCGTCACATGAATGGCTTGTCGAAAACGTCCAGCACCATCCATGCGCGCCGCCTCATACAATTGCGGCTGGACATTGGCCATTGCCGCTAGATAAATAATCGAACCCCAACCAATCCCTTGCCAAATGCCCGAACCGACATAGATCGTTCGAAACCATTCCGCCTCTTGTAAAAAGGACACTGGCTCGAGACCGATAAAAGCGATCAATTGGTTGACTAAACCATCCTTTGACGTAAAATCGACGATCATCCCAACGACGACGACCACCGAAATAAAGTGAGGTAAATACGTAACCGTTTGAATGGTTCGCTTAAATGCCATACGCCGCACTTCATTGAGCAATAATGCCAATAAAATAGGTGCGGGGAAGGCAAAAAGCAACTCGTAGATACTAATTAAGAGCGTATTGCGAATGAGCGTCCAAAAGTAATAGCCGTTGAAAAACTCGATAAAATGATTGAAGCCGGTCCACGGACTGCTCCAAATACCAACCGCTGTACTGTAATCTTTAAAAGCGATTTGCAGACCGTACATCGGAAAGTAATGAAATATGACGTAGTACAGAACGGCTGGCAGAACCATAATGTAAATATAGCGGTTTCTTTTGAGGTCTTGACCAAGCCTATACCAATAGCTCTGTCTCGCAAACTGTGTACTCTCGGCTTTTTTCGTTACAGCCGTTCGACCCATGAGACTCCCTCCTCTCTATGGCAACATCAACGCTCGTTAAAGCGATTAAGTGCAGCCTGATTAATTTCAATCGCACGTTCTATGCCCATCCCTTTCAATGTCTCAACATAATCATCAAAACCATCAAGCGGCTCTTCACCCATAATAAATTTATTCACCATGGTTTCCCTGTACGTGTTCACATCATTTAAAATTGATGACAGCTCACCGCTTTCTTCTTCCGTCGGCGAAATGTGCGGCATCACTTTGTCGTGTTTGCCTTCACCCCAAATGACGATCGCTTCTTGCTGTTCTGGCATTTGCATATATTGTTCAATATAGCGGACATCTTGGACAAATGGCCCGTTGTACCCTGCTCTTACGTACTGACCAAGCGCCTGAACCATAGGAAGCCCATCTGGATTGTCGGTAATTGTTTTTGTATACGTCGGATAGTCATCTTCCATCGTATAGCTCTCGCCTTCAACACCGAAGTTAAAGAGCATATGCCCTTCTTCGCCGTAGTTGTAATCGAGCCATTCGATCGTTTCTTCGATCTGTTGATTGGAGGTCGTAATCGCTGCACCTATCCCGTTATACGCATGGTCTTTATGCGCAAAATCAGGCACCTCACCCTTTTCCAATGATGGGTAACGAACGGGCGCTAAATGAAAGTTTGGATCGCCTTTCATCAGCGTCATATAATGGCCTATTCCAGACCCACCGTACGATATAAATGAGCCAAGCTGATTTCCCGTAACCTTCGCATCACGCAGCTTTGAATCCGTAGCAACAAAGTCAGGATCAATCAAACCTTCTTCATACCATTGGTTCATCAGTGTCAAAAATTCTTTAAACTCCGGCTCGATCGGCCCGTAATGCACCTCGTTATCCTCATGGTAAAATCCAGGTATCACGCCAAACGCCCCAACAAATGCGTTCGATGCTAAATCTGGCAAAAGCGGAATTTCATCTGCCTCCCCGTTGCCGTTTGGATCTTCATTTTTAAAAGCTGTCAATACTTCATGCCACTCATCGATCGTCTCTGGTCGCTCAAGCCCTAAATCATCTAGCCAGTCTTGTCGAATAATTGGTCCAAAAAACGTCAGAAGTTTCTCATCACCGCGTAAAAACGGAAATTGGTATATCCCTCCATCATCCGCAGATATCTGTTTTCTCCACTCCGGATTTTCCTCTAATACAGCAGAAAGATTTGGCGCATGCTCATCTAAGTAATCATTTAAGCGCACGAGCTTCTTTTCATTGGCATATTTTGTAATGCCACCTGGAACACCCGTCCATAACCATTCAATGACATCTGGCAAATCTCCTGAAGCCATCATTAAGTTAAACTGCTGGTTGACATCGCCACCAACCGGTGGGTGCTCAAAGTCAACTTTGACGCCTGTCCGCTTTTCCAACTCTTGATATGCAGCGACATCATTTAACGTCGTTAAATTCGCGGCTACCGCCGTATTCAGTGAATTAAAATAAGTGATTTCTAAAGCACCTTCTTCAGCTCCCTCTCCACTTTCTGTCTCACTTGTCGCCTCATCACTTTGACAGCCGGATAAGATGACAATAGTCAAAAGAAGCAGGCTAGACACCCATGACAGCGCTTTCTTTTCCATGTGCATTTCCCCCTTTTTTCTTCAATGCTCTCTCACGGAAAGCTATAGCTATCATGACACAATTTCAAAAAATCTGACTATAGACAGTTTGCAATATGCACTGTCCAAATACAGAATGACTGCCTATTCTCCTTCTCGTCGACGCTTCTTAACGACAGGCGCTCCTTTATACTGTCCAGGCGTTACACCTTCATACTTCTTAAACAGTCTGATTAAACCTATATCATTCGCATATCCCACTGCCTCCGCCACTTCCCCAACTGTTTTATCAGAATAAAGCAGCAAAGATTTTGCATGCGCTAAACGAACACGAGCAATATGTTCTTTTAAAGGTTGACCATGAAATTGCTTAAACAATGAAGATAAATATTGGGGGCTTAAACCGACCCAATCCGCGATACTTGCCACATTTAAATTAGGGTCACTATACTGTTCAGCAACATAACGCTTCACATTCTCATAAAGAACACGATGCTGCCCACTTAATTGCTGTTTCACTTCTTCACATATTAAGGTGCAATATGATTTTACTTCGTCAAAAACATCTTCAGCCGTTTTACATTTAGAGATGTGCTGTAAAATTTCCTGCGGCCATGGTTCGATTCTAACTGTCAGACGATTAAAAACTTTCAGTAATGTACTCGTAAGATTGAATGCTAAACACCGACCTATTTCCAGGGAAATATTACGATCTTCAAAATTAATTGAAAAAATCTCATCAAGCAATTGTAGCGACGCTGACGTATTTCCCGTCATAATCGTATTCATCAATTGTTCCTCAACATCCATAGGGTAATAATAATGAGGCTCTGTGTCCTTGATTTCTTGAAAAAATGTTATTGCCTGACGACCACGGATAAATTGATACTCTAGCGCTTGCAATGCTTCTTGATAGGCGGTCCGAATGGCGTCATTTCGGTTGTGAAGCATTCCAACACCGATCGTCACATCAAGCTCAAAGGCTTCTTTCATCGTTTTTCGACAAGACTTTGATATATGTTCGATCCTGTCTCTCCAACCGTCGTTAGGTTTTTTGGAAAAATTAAACAGCAAAGCATACCGGTCTCTTTCGATACTTGCGACATAAGCGTACCCGCCCAATTCGCGAAAAGCTTCTTCAAAAACATTTGTCATCACGAACTGAACGAGCTGCCAATGGGTATAGCTGAGTTCTTCTTGCGGAGGATTCCTATCCTCTACGTCCATCACGAGCACAATAATATACGGAGACACAAGCTTTAATTCAGATGCGCCTTTTTTTGGCACAGCAATCCCCTTTAACAATTGCCT
Coding sequences within it:
- a CDS encoding helix-turn-helix domain-containing protein — its product is MKFFNSRSSVFIALFMSFLLIFIVPVTFETILYQRMEQSIRTLSSRANLAMLKQIQQVMDQRLNEVDQLALQVAFHPALQPLLGAYENKTYPYIAFSQELRTLDTNPFVKDFFVYFKNNNYIVTPTIKTTSDVFFLSYYGFPSKSLNEYKEWLAEPIPISEYLPAQTVKSPYADAEEVIPFLQKLPYGSSEPKAILGVLLYKEKIGSLLETIETANHGTVYIFDDQNRLIMKSGDLDHLSTKTVQKMKGQSGVIQTSLKNSSHMLSYAKADNNGWTYVSAVPKTVYTAQLREIQKTALLFLAICVLIGLLLSYYLSLRHYRPLRELAGSLFKHFQGTKRGVNEYQMISNHIEELWDKEKDLRQQVHIQAPSVREVSLRQLLKGIAVPKKGASELKLVSPYIIVLVMDVEDRNPPQEELSYTHWQLVQFVMTNVFEEAFRELGGYAYVASIERDRYALLFNFSKKPNDGWRDRIEHISKSCRKTMKEAFELDVTIGVGMLHNRNDAIRTAYQEALQALEYQFIRGRQAITFFQEIKDTEPHYYYPMDVEEQLMNTIMTGNTSASLQLLDEIFSINFEDRNISLEIGRCLAFNLTSTLLKVFNRLTVRIEPWPQEILQHISKCKTAEDVFDEVKSYCTLICEEVKQQLSGQHRVLYENVKRYVAEQYSDPNLNVASIADWVGLSPQYLSSLFKQFHGQPLKEHIARVRLAHAKSLLLYSDKTVGEVAEAVGYANDIGLIRLFKKYEGVTPGQYKGAPVVKKRRREGE